Proteins from a genomic interval of Zingiber officinale cultivar Zhangliang chromosome 1B, Zo_v1.1, whole genome shotgun sequence:
- the LOC121969083 gene encoding filament-like plant protein 7: MDNKTWVWNKKSSVKNIEKEKILELERYLEDLNEQLSLVRRESNAKDELLAKQTKVSEETVAGWRKTEAETASLKQKLDDVLLQKKSAEERVADRDIALKECMQQLHITKEDQQFLVNNAALKISREQEKVRMLEHKLAETNKRLAELVVENGNLNRILEAKEQIFKEACESNSKVEANLTEVMSRLDSSEKLNASLRYELCMLQKEIEIRNEERDYTNRSSNAAHRQHLENVKKIVKLETECQRLRVMVRKRLPGPTALAKMRSEVQVLDNNNSTEARKKRSSFMSEDFSSKSIVSDDDASSKGAFSLVNRLHAIEDENKILKESLIKKNNELQASRVMFARTTSKLSQVEKQLEEFSKGQVCEPSKGSPLSCDFHVSSISEHGANDEILSCAESWASALVSELEHFKSGKPAASSCRNARISELSLMDDFVEMEKLAIVSLDKHFESSLSVSGDNNSCVTTKDSCAGLDLSEATGKELVPVKDVNTETQLRYTSFKNHPSWLQDILRVIIQKHHIMQKSFSAILNDVRVALDDLNYTIEGDHFDSKSRTQPRRSNLEESVRKLIELVEGIIQKITKSNGMEMSSGDAKANSIAQRSPLANGYVACSFLWENSEQVAVLQNFVSVCNELQCRKVDLEQFAAQVASTLEWIVNHCFSLQDVTDMKATIRKHLDADKLNTSHELKAVVYPSKELDKLDSIEEAHVTDEMHRHYLLSRMDDTETTLKDENEQLKGKITSVESRRKDLESVLKTFTNKNEMLTAQLRESEVNVSNLQLELAALKESKGQIEDQIIKQKFINEDLGTQLSIAKILEVQLKEKSNCCEELEATCLELQLQNESVSSNETPSYALQLEDKQIQTDCDTAEASKKLADCQETMVNLGKQLKALASPQDVPATAKSKHRLQLVDHMREEDQIMLQLPNMKEILSAEALKPPTGVASDDQYLNKGSEKSITDLLQVKSPTSNHIGGTDSEMLMIVPKKQKGRGMFLRKLLLLRREQ, encoded by the exons ATGGACAACAAAACATGGGTTTGGAACAAGAAGTCCTCGGTAAAAAATATCGAG AAAGAGAAAATCCTTGAGCTAGAGAGATACTTGGAAGATTTAAACGAACAACTCTCATTGGTTCGCCGCGAGTCCAATGCTAAAGATGAGCTTTTGGCCAAGCAAACCAAAGTATCTGAGGAAACAGTTGCAG GATGGCGAAAAACAGAAGCAGAAACCGCTTCTTTAAAGCAAAAACTGGATGATGTGCTACTCCAGAAGAAATCTGCTGAAGAAAGAGTAGCTGATAGAGATATAGCATTAAAAGAATGCATGCAACAGCTACATATTACTAAAGAAGATCAGCAGTTTCTTGTTAACAATGCTGCGTTAAAGATATCGAGAGAGCAGGAGAAGGTCCGAATGTTAGAACATAAATTAGCTGAGACGAATAAGAGGCTTGCTGAGTTAGTTGTTGAAAATGGCAACTTGAATAGAATTCTAGAGGCCAAAGAACAGATATTCAAAGAAGCATGTGAGTCGAACTCCAAGGTAGAAGCAAACCTCACAGAAGTGATGAGTAGACTAGATTCATCTGAGAAACTCAATGCTTCTCTAAGGTATGAGCTGTGCATGCTTCAGAAAGAGATTGAGATTCGAAATGAGGAGAGGGATTACACTAACAGATCCTCAAATGCTGCCCATAGGCAACACCTAGAGAATGTCAAGAAGATTGTTAAGCTTGAGACGGAGTGCCAAAGATTGCGTGTCATGGTCAGGAAGAGACTTCCGGGACCAACAGCTTTAGCTAAAATGCGAAGTGAGGTTCAAGTGTTGGATAATAATAATTCCACTGAAGCAAGGAAGAAAAGGTCGAGTTTCATGAGTGAAGATTTCAGCTCGAAGAGTATTGTCTCCGACGATGATGCATCAAGCAAGGGTGCCTTTTCACTTGTCAACAGACTACATGCCATTGAAGATGAGAACAAGATTCTCAAAGAATCTTTGATCAAGAAAAACAATGAACTTCAGGCATCACGAGTCATGTTTGCACGTACCACATCGAAGCTATCACAGGTTGAGAAACAACTCGAAGAATTCTCAAAAGGACAAGTTTGTGAGCCATCAAAGGGCAGCCCATTGTCGTGTGACTTTCATGTTTCTTCAATTTCAGAGCATGGTGCAAATGATGAAATCCTTAGCTGTGCTGAATCATGGGCTTCTGCTTTAGTTTCTGAATTGGAACACTTTAAAAGTGGAAAACCAGCCGCATCATCCTGCAGAAATGCCAGAATATCAGAATTGAGTTTGATGGATGACTTTGTTGAGATGGAGAAACTCGCCATTGTTTCCTTAGACAAACATTTTGAAAGTTCCCTGAGTGTGTCTGGAGATAATAATTCATGTGTTACGACTAAGGACTCTTGTGCAGGACTTGATTTATCAGAAGCAACAGGCAAGGAGTTGGTTCCAGTTAAGGATGTGAACACCGAGACTCAGTTGAGGTACACATCATTCAAAAACCACCCAAGTTGGCTTCAGGACATTCTGAGGGTCATCATACAAAAGCATCATATCATGCAAAAAAGTTTCAGTGCCATTCTTAATGATGTTAGAGTCGCCCTGGATGACTTGAATTATACTATTGAGGGAGATCATTTCGATAGCAAAAGCAGGACCCAACCACGTCGGTCGAACTTAGAAGAATCAGTTCGTAAACTTATTGAATTGGTTGAAGGAatcattcagaaaattaccaaaagcAATGGAATGGAGATGTCTTCTGGTGATGCCAAAGCAAATTCTATAGCTCAAAGATCTCCTTTGGCAAATGGATATGTTGCCTGCTCATTTCTGTGGGAAAATTCTGAGCAAGTTGCTGTTCTACAGAATTTTGTTTCGGTGTGTAATGAATTGCAGTGCAGAAAGGTTGATCTCGAGCAATTTGCTGCTCAAGTAGCTTCAACTCTGGAGTGGATTGTAAACCATTGTTTTTCTCTTCAGGATGTTACAGACATGAAAGCAACGATAAGGAAACACTTGGATGCAGACAAATTAAACACTAGCCATGAGCTCAAAGCTGTGGTATATCCATCTAAAGAGTTGGATAAGTTAGATTCAATTGAAGAAGCACATGTTACCGATGAAATGCACCGTCATTATCTCTTGTCAAGAATGGATGATACAGAGACCACACTGAAAGATGAAAATGAGCAATTGAAGGGTAAGATCACGAGTGTGGAGTCTAGAAGGAAAGATCTCGAATCAGTGCTGAAAACATTCACTAATAAGAATGAAATGCTGACAGCTCAACTTCGGGAGTCAGAAGTGAACGTCTCCAATTTACAACTAGAACTAGCAGCACTTAAGGAATCCAAGGGGCAGATTGAAGACCAGATTATCAAACAAAAATTTATTAATGAAGATCTTGGGACACAGCTTTCAATTGCGAAGATCCTTGAAGTTCAACTGAAAGAGAAAAGCAATTGCTGTGAGGAATTAGAGGCAACATGTCTTGAATTGCAGCTTCAGAATGAAAG TGTCTCATCCAACGAAACTCCAAGCTATGCCCTGCAACTAGAAGACAAGCAAATTCAGACG GACTGCGATACAGCTGAAGCTTCCAAAAAGCTTGCAGATTGCCAGGAAACGATGGTAAACCTGGGTAAACAGTTGAAAGCATTGGCCTCACCACAAGACGTGCCTGCCACTGCAAAATCCAAACATAGGCTTCAGTTAGTCGATCACATGAGAGAAGAGGATCAGATAATGTTGCAATTGCCAAACATGAAGGAAATCTTATCTGCTGAAGCACTCAAACCACCAACAGGTGTAGCTTCTGATGACCAATACTTGAACAAAGGTTCAGAAAAAAGTATCACAGATCTATTGCAAGTGAAGTCACCTACTAGCAATCACATAGGTGGGACTGATTCAGAAATGCTCATGATTGTACCGAAGAAACAAAAAGGAAGGGGTATGTTTCTGAGGAAGCTACTGCTGCTACGGAGAGAACAGTGA